A genomic stretch from Chitinophaga agri includes:
- a CDS encoding VOC family protein has product MSVNKQNISTVPAGYTAVTPWIISPDTDKMIAFLTAVFDGEEVPNSRITRDDGKIIHVVVRIGDAMVMLFDAREGWGATPTFLNLYVKDVEKAYRNALSLGATSVTAITPLWFGEKVCRVLDPFGNLLWINERTADVDFTDAKVAQRAASPEAINGIAYIQQSLEEAFKIRRTFLAC; this is encoded by the coding sequence ATGTCAGTAAACAAACAGAATATCAGTACAGTGCCAGCAGGCTACACAGCGGTGACGCCCTGGATCATATCCCCTGATACAGACAAAATGATTGCATTTTTAACAGCAGTTTTTGATGGTGAGGAAGTACCCAATAGCAGGATAACCCGTGACGATGGAAAGATCATTCATGTGGTAGTAAGAATAGGGGACGCGATGGTGATGCTGTTTGATGCCCGTGAGGGCTGGGGAGCGACGCCTACCTTTCTGAACCTGTACGTTAAAGATGTAGAAAAAGCTTATCGGAATGCTTTGTCGCTCGGCGCTACGTCCGTCACAGCAATTACACCGCTTTGGTTTGGCGAGAAGGTTTGCCGGGTGTTAGATCCTTTTGGTAACCTGTTATGGATTAACGAGAGAACAGCGGATGTTGATTTCACCGATGCGAAAGTTGCTCAACGTGCTGCCAGTCCCGAAGCGATCAATGGAATTGCCTATATTCAACAGTCATTGGAAGAGGCATTCAAAATACGAAGGACGTTCTTAGCGTGCTAA